One segment of Longimicrobium sp. DNA contains the following:
- a CDS encoding Gfo/Idh/MocA family protein: MTDTTTTAPPLPADLHMSNATVPAQGLGAVIVGLGRAGLGLHIPVLEKILRNRSADSPFGAVVGLVDPVGGGIGRALHRLEYEYGYDPRPIRFATSLAELTGVDPNQAVVHICTPADDHASTLRAATDAGFRRIIVEKPCAANTAEVDEMRRIADRTGASIGVVNPYLYSRSVARCRDKIQEVGRPPHYLEFEMSKPRITPTLAGRSKPESVMDVELPHQIATALHLTGASSYRLLRAEVRHMHYREMDTEPCQVVPNMGIGVVVLELDECVAVLVSSLDALTRTRVLKLRFPNTEHIEAFLPVTGDDHISVIMEYSGRNTDGSTEQTRVEKLPDDMLARCLFDMYSRFATDSPQLSDLTFNRKVIDVMDKAKAFARIRR; encoded by the coding sequence GTGACTGACACGACGACCACGGCCCCGCCGCTGCCAGCCGACCTCCACATGTCGAATGCGACCGTGCCTGCTCAGGGACTGGGTGCAGTGATCGTCGGCCTGGGACGAGCAGGGTTGGGTCTGCACATTCCCGTCCTGGAGAAGATTCTCCGTAACAGGAGCGCGGATTCACCCTTCGGGGCTGTCGTCGGTCTCGTCGACCCCGTGGGAGGGGGAATCGGCCGCGCGCTGCATCGCCTGGAATACGAATACGGATACGACCCACGGCCGATCCGCTTCGCGACCTCGCTGGCCGAGCTGACGGGCGTCGATCCGAACCAGGCGGTCGTGCACATCTGCACGCCGGCTGACGATCACGCGTCCACGCTGCGCGCCGCGACCGACGCCGGATTCCGGCGGATCATCGTCGAGAAGCCTTGCGCCGCCAACACGGCCGAGGTCGACGAGATGCGGCGGATCGCCGACCGCACGGGCGCCAGCATCGGCGTCGTCAATCCGTACCTGTACAGCCGCTCCGTCGCGCGCTGCAGGGACAAGATCCAGGAAGTGGGGCGGCCGCCGCACTACCTGGAATTCGAGATGTCGAAGCCGCGGATCACTCCTACGCTGGCGGGGCGCTCGAAGCCGGAATCCGTGATGGACGTGGAGCTGCCCCATCAGATCGCCACCGCGCTTCACCTTACCGGCGCGTCGAGCTACAGGCTTCTTCGCGCCGAAGTGCGGCACATGCACTACCGGGAGATGGATACCGAGCCGTGCCAGGTCGTCCCGAACATGGGAATCGGCGTCGTCGTCCTGGAGCTGGACGAGTGCGTCGCGGTCCTCGTCTCCTCGCTCGATGCGCTGACGCGCACGCGGGTGCTGAAGCTGCGCTTTCCGAACACGGAACACATCGAAGCGTTCCTGCCGGTTACGGGAGACGACCACATCAGCGTGATCATGGAGTACTCCGGCCGCAATACCGACGGGTCTACCGAGCAGACACGGGTCGAGAAGCTTCCCGACGACATGCTCGCGCGGTGCCTCTTCGACATGTACTCGCGGTTCGCCACCGATTCTCCGCAACTGAGCGACCTCACCTTCAACCGGAAGGTGATCGACGTGATGGACAAGGCGAAGGCGTTCGCACGCATTCGAAGGTAG
- the argH gene encoding argininosuccinate lyase, translating to MSEDTGRIRRALDPRARRIVFGDDADRAIRDELPSYVRIDRAHLVMLVERGILPSERGRRLLDAMDGLVADGYAPLKGRAAPRGLYLLYESWLVETLGEETGGAVHLARSRNDINATVLRMRLREPYGRLAGEVLRLLAVLVRRAERHAGTTMPIYTHYQAALPVTFGHYLAGVALALLRDLHGLEAAADGLDRCPLGAGAAGGTTVPIDAERTAALLGFADGVLHSIDAVASRDLVLRLLSAASVLGVTLSRLATDLQLWSTAEFGLVGFPDTLVGSSSMMPQKRNAFLLEHVQGRAGAPLGAFTAAAVAMHATPFSNSVAVGTEGVRPLWGALDGVTEAVVLARLVVAGAEPRPERMRERADEGFTAATELANRLVVETGMSFRQAHHRVGELVTDAAVRGEPLAEAAGALFRELGIAADAAGLDPAAVAAAAAYGGGPAESELRRAVAELRREWAAAARRLHARRERWREGDRALDAAAAGVLAGGASTDDAPAVPAAETRSR from the coding sequence GTGAGCGAGGACACCGGGCGGATCCGCCGGGCGCTGGACCCGCGCGCGCGACGCATCGTCTTTGGCGACGACGCCGACCGGGCGATCCGCGACGAGCTCCCGTCGTACGTCCGCATCGACCGCGCGCACCTGGTGATGCTGGTGGAGCGCGGCATCCTTCCCTCCGAGCGCGGGCGGCGGCTCCTGGACGCGATGGACGGGCTGGTCGCCGACGGCTACGCGCCGCTCAAGGGGCGCGCGGCGCCGCGCGGGCTGTACCTGCTGTACGAAAGCTGGCTGGTGGAGACGTTGGGCGAGGAAACCGGCGGCGCCGTGCACCTGGCCCGCTCGCGCAACGACATCAACGCCACCGTCCTGCGGATGCGGCTGCGCGAGCCCTACGGCCGGCTCGCCGGCGAGGTGCTTCGCCTGCTGGCCGTGCTGGTGCGCCGCGCCGAGCGCCACGCCGGCACCACCATGCCCATCTACACGCACTACCAGGCGGCGCTCCCGGTGACTTTCGGGCACTACCTGGCCGGCGTGGCGCTGGCGCTCCTGCGCGACCTGCACGGGCTGGAGGCCGCGGCCGACGGGCTGGACCGCTGTCCGCTGGGCGCCGGCGCGGCGGGGGGAACCACGGTGCCCATCGACGCGGAGCGGACGGCGGCGCTCCTGGGCTTCGCCGATGGGGTGCTGCACTCGATCGACGCGGTGGCCTCGCGCGACCTGGTCCTGCGCCTCCTTTCGGCCGCGTCGGTCCTGGGCGTGACGCTCAGCCGGCTGGCGACCGACCTGCAGCTCTGGAGCACGGCGGAGTTCGGCCTGGTGGGCTTTCCCGACACCCTGGTCGGCTCCAGCTCCATGATGCCGCAGAAGCGCAACGCCTTTCTCCTGGAGCACGTGCAGGGGCGGGCCGGGGCGCCGCTGGGCGCCTTTACCGCCGCCGCCGTGGCCATGCACGCCACGCCGTTCAGCAACTCGGTCGCCGTCGGCACCGAGGGGGTGCGGCCGCTCTGGGGCGCGCTGGACGGGGTGACGGAGGCGGTGGTGCTCGCCCGCCTGGTCGTGGCCGGGGCCGAGCCGCGGCCGGAGCGGATGCGCGAGCGGGCGGACGAGGGGTTCACCGCCGCCACCGAGCTGGCCAACCGGCTGGTGGTGGAGACGGGGATGTCGTTCCGCCAGGCGCACCACCGCGTGGGCGAGCTGGTGACGGACGCGGCCGTGCGCGGGGAGCCGCTGGCGGAGGCGGCCGGCGCGCTCTTCCGCGAGCTGGGGATCGCCGCGGACGCGGCCGGGCTGGACCCCGCCGCGGTCGCGGCGGCGGCGGCGTACGGCGGCGGGCCGGCCGAAAGCGAGCTGCGCCGCGCCGTGGCCGAGCTGCGGCGCGAGTGGGCGGCCGCCGCCCGCCGGCTCCACGCGCGCCGCGAGCGGTGGCGCGAGGGCGACCGCGCGCTCGACGCCGCGGCGGCCGGGGTGCTGGCCGGCGGGGCTTCGACCGACGACGCGCCGGCGGTGCCCGCGGCGGAGACGCGGAGCCGCTGA
- a CDS encoding ATP-grasp domain-containing protein → MSAEKALLFVESNTSGTGRLFARTARTMGFAPVLITARPEKYAYLAEADAPEVVVVPRVDEDELHALVAARWGGAAGVAGITSSSEYFIATAAALAARFGLPGPEAASVRAARDKSWQRQVLAAGGVPSPAFRAVSSAPEAVAAAREIGFPVVLKPVDGSGSVGVRACASEGEVQAHAAALLATAGENARLLVEGFVTGPEFSVEMFSGRVVGITRKHLGTPPFFVEAGHDYPASVPADVARALADSATRGTELLGLGWGPLHWELRVDAGGCAVPMEVNPRLAGGFIPELVRHAQGIDLIRETLRLVVGQTPEVTPVRHRHASIRFLFPPADGRLDAVEGIDGARGIEGVVDVALYRSVGDPLVVHGDFRDRIGHVMACADGFDAASEAAERARDTVRLRVDLPAAAPLAGAREGAA, encoded by the coding sequence GTGAGCGCGGAAAAGGCGCTGCTCTTCGTAGAAAGCAACACCAGCGGAACGGGGCGGCTCTTCGCGCGCACCGCGCGGACCATGGGGTTCGCCCCCGTGCTGATCACCGCCCGCCCCGAGAAGTACGCCTACCTCGCCGAAGCGGACGCACCGGAGGTGGTGGTCGTCCCCCGCGTGGACGAGGACGAGCTGCACGCGCTGGTGGCCGCGCGCTGGGGCGGAGCCGCCGGGGTGGCCGGGATCACCTCCAGCTCCGAGTACTTCATCGCCACCGCGGCGGCGCTGGCGGCGCGCTTCGGCCTTCCCGGGCCCGAAGCGGCCTCCGTCCGCGCCGCGCGCGACAAGTCGTGGCAGCGCCAGGTGCTGGCCGCCGGCGGCGTTCCCTCCCCCGCCTTCCGCGCCGTCTCCTCGGCCCCCGAGGCCGTGGCCGCCGCGCGCGAGATCGGCTTTCCCGTGGTCCTCAAGCCGGTGGACGGCAGCGGCAGCGTGGGCGTGCGCGCCTGCGCCAGCGAGGGCGAGGTGCAGGCCCACGCGGCGGCGCTCCTGGCCACGGCCGGCGAGAACGCGCGCCTCCTGGTGGAGGGGTTCGTGACGGGACCCGAGTTCTCGGTGGAGATGTTCTCCGGCCGCGTGGTCGGGATCACCCGCAAGCACCTGGGCACTCCGCCCTTCTTCGTCGAGGCGGGGCACGACTACCCGGCTTCGGTCCCGGCGGACGTCGCGCGGGCGCTGGCCGATTCCGCGACCCGCGGGACGGAGCTGCTCGGACTCGGGTGGGGTCCGCTGCACTGGGAGCTGCGTGTGGATGCCGGGGGGTGCGCGGTGCCGATGGAGGTGAACCCGCGGCTGGCCGGCGGCTTCATCCCCGAGCTGGTGCGCCACGCCCAGGGGATCGACCTGATCCGCGAGACCCTTCGTCTCGTCGTCGGCCAGACGCCGGAGGTCACGCCGGTGCGCCACCGGCACGCCTCCATCCGCTTCCTCTTCCCCCCGGCGGACGGGCGGCTGGACGCGGTCGAGGGGATCGACGGGGCGCGGGGGATCGAGGGCGTAGTGGACGTCGCCCTGTATCGCTCGGTGGGAGATCCGCTGGTCGTCCACGGGGACTTTCGCGACCGGATCGGCCACGTGATGGCCTGCGCGGACGGGTTCGATGCGGCGTCCGAGGCAGCGGAGCGCGCGCGGGACACGGTCCGCCTCCGGGTGGACCTTCCCGCGGCCGCGCCGCTGGCGGGCGCACGGGAGGGGGCGGCGTGA
- a CDS encoding cysteine synthase family protein codes for MSGPVIHASFVDAIALPRVVWLRPNLIGLAFPLMKLLPARFIVRKALEEGELRPGGLIAETTSGTFGLALAMVARLGGHPLTLVSDPAIDAPLKRRLEDLGATVHIVREPGPTGGFQQARLAVLEQVLAENPGSFCPRQYSNPHNPGSYAPCAEQLAHATGAVDCLIGTVGSGGSVCGISSSLRQISPELEVIGVDTHRSVLFGQSDAGSGRLLRGLGNSLMPPNVDHTAFDLVHWVGAAEAFLATRRLHGDHALYVGPTSGAAYLVADAWARENPDRLGAVIFPDEGHRYQDTVYDDAWLEAQGARLDVLPREPVEWEHPHDGGEPWAFFRWGRRSYAEVMDRPGAGPRLVPA; via the coding sequence GTGAGCGGCCCCGTGATCCACGCCAGCTTCGTGGACGCCATCGCGCTTCCCCGCGTCGTCTGGCTTCGCCCCAACCTGATCGGGCTGGCCTTTCCGCTGATGAAGCTGCTGCCCGCGCGCTTCATCGTCCGCAAGGCGCTGGAAGAGGGCGAGCTGCGGCCGGGCGGCCTGATCGCCGAGACCACCTCCGGCACCTTCGGGCTGGCGCTTGCGATGGTGGCGCGGCTCGGCGGCCATCCGCTGACGCTGGTGAGCGACCCGGCCATCGACGCCCCGCTCAAGCGGCGGCTGGAAGACCTGGGCGCCACGGTGCACATCGTCCGCGAGCCGGGGCCCACGGGCGGCTTCCAGCAGGCGCGGCTCGCCGTTCTCGAACAGGTGCTGGCCGAGAACCCGGGGAGCTTCTGCCCCCGCCAGTACAGCAACCCGCACAACCCGGGGAGCTACGCCCCCTGCGCCGAGCAGCTGGCCCACGCGACCGGCGCGGTCGACTGCCTGATCGGCACCGTGGGGTCGGGCGGAAGCGTGTGCGGGATCTCGTCGTCCCTGCGGCAGATCTCTCCCGAGCTCGAGGTGATCGGGGTCGACACGCACCGCAGCGTGCTCTTCGGCCAGTCCGACGCCGGGAGCGGGCGGCTGCTGCGCGGCCTGGGCAACTCGCTGATGCCGCCCAACGTGGACCACACGGCGTTCGACCTGGTGCACTGGGTGGGCGCGGCCGAGGCCTTCCTGGCCACCCGCCGGCTGCACGGCGACCACGCGCTGTACGTGGGCCCCACCAGCGGCGCGGCGTACCTGGTGGCCGACGCGTGGGCGCGCGAGAACCCCGACCGGCTGGGCGCCGTGATCTTTCCCGACGAGGGGCACCGCTACCAGGACACCGTGTACGACGACGCCTGGCTGGAGGCGCAGGGGGCGCGCCTCGACGTCCTTCCGCGCGAGCCGGTGGAGTGGGAGCACCCCCACGACGGCGGCGAGCCGTGGGCGTTCTTCCGCTGGGGCCGCCGCTCGTACGCCGAGGTGATGGACCGGCCCGGCGCCGGGCCCAGGCTGGTGCCGGCGTGA
- a CDS encoding MbtH family protein encodes MPTDATDDTRTYIVLVNHEEQYSLWLADKEVPLGWSAVGKPGSKEECLAYVKEVWTDMTPKSLRKQTQEA; translated from the coding sequence ATGCCGACGGACGCGACGGACGACACCCGCACCTACATCGTCCTCGTCAACCACGAGGAGCAGTACTCGCTCTGGCTGGCGGACAAGGAGGTCCCCCTGGGCTGGTCGGCCGTGGGCAAGCCGGGCTCCAAGGAGGAGTGCCTGGCGTACGTGAAGGAGGTGTGGACCGACATGACGCCGAAGAGCCTGCGGAAGCAGACCCAGGAAGCCTGA